From the genome of Nodosilinea sp. FACHB-141, one region includes:
- a CDS encoding glyoxalase-like domain protein yields the protein MLLDCSLNLRLASLLGLPLDSIMSTQGIMVLLLVAYAGAMWMFLKGAPKVYTVMVSDLEVARRFYEGMLNLPAAEVPLHYYYNYEQTLGTAGLDPMYLGGATSLASQNVMNSPEGLWYQLRKNTQLHVVGGASLGHRNQQRHVCFDHNCLEYILMRVQLGGVQHKIRNEKPLNFLVKDYDNQVIELAEIDD from the coding sequence ATGCTGCTTGACTGCTCCCTAAACCTCCGCCTGGCTTCCCTACTGGGGCTGCCCCTCGACAGCATCATGTCGACCCAGGGGATTATGGTCTTGCTGCTAGTGGCCTACGCCGGGGCCATGTGGATGTTTCTCAAGGGTGCCCCCAAGGTTTACACGGTGATGGTGTCTGACCTGGAAGTAGCCCGTCGGTTTTATGAAGGCATGCTCAACCTGCCCGCCGCCGAGGTGCCCCTGCACTACTACTACAACTATGAGCAGACCCTGGGCACTGCTGGCCTTGACCCCATGTATTTGGGCGGTGCCACTAGCCTGGCTAGCCAGAACGTGATGAACAGCCCCGAAGGGCTGTGGTATCAGCTGCGCAAAAATACTCAGCTTCACGTGGTGGGTGGTGCTAGCCTAGGCCACCGTAATCAGCAGCGTCACGTCTGCTTTGACCACAACTGTCTGGAGTACATTTTGATGCGCGTGCAGTTAGGCGGCGTGCAGCACAAAATTCGCAACGAAAAGCCTCTCAACTTTTTGGTCAAAGACTACGACAACCAGGTGATTGAGCTAGCCGAAATCGACGATTAG
- a CDS encoding T3SS (YopN, CesT) and YbjN peptide-binding chaperone 1, with protein sequence MAISFVSNVQALTYTKVADYLQSAALFKDSLRAYPDQPQFDILYGSTLVEIEVLPWEVHPWEKADLATVRATSCVTVGSNIDHELMHFLLTENRRMRFGAFQLDEANQVLFSESVLGGENMDLMELQTCILSVVTIADTYDDVIAQRFGGRRAIDRLADAIAS encoded by the coding sequence ATGGCCATCTCCTTTGTCAGCAACGTTCAGGCGCTCACCTACACCAAGGTCGCCGACTATTTACAGTCCGCCGCTCTGTTTAAAGACAGCTTGCGGGCCTATCCCGATCAGCCTCAGTTTGATATCCTCTACGGCTCTACCCTGGTTGAAATCGAGGTGCTGCCGTGGGAAGTACACCCCTGGGAAAAGGCCGATCTGGCAACGGTGCGCGCCACCAGTTGCGTCACCGTCGGCAGCAACATCGACCATGAACTGATGCACTTTTTGCTCACCGAAAACCGCCGTATGCGCTTCGGTGCCTTTCAGCTAGATGAGGCCAACCAAGTGCTCTTCTCAGAAAGCGTCCTCGGCGGCGAAAACATGGACCTGATGGAGCTTCAAACCTGCATTCTCTCGGTGGTGACTATTGCCGACACCTATGACGACGTCATCGCCCAACGTTTTGGGGGGCGGCGCGCTATTGACCGATTGGCGGATGCGATCGCCTCTTAA
- a CDS encoding efflux RND transporter periplasmic adaptor subunit codes for MSTHPIQPWRKPSFWLLIGALLLVGAGSTIAVRNVMQSRQAAREQAELPPPQQVKVVALGRIEPASRVIDVATAEAGRIDRLEVEKGDQVQAGQVLAYLDTYDVRRAERDVAASELAEARAQLAAETTLGNSQVQEASTRVGQIDGPQQAAIAAQQSAVESLQAELSVAEIDLARFQALNESGAISRQELDRQQATVNSLRADLGNAQATKQRLEQARLSDIRNAQAQVVSARAITTRDQVASRVDSAAQNLALAEAQLARTIVRSPQAGQVLDVFAYPGEAVAPADGPILALGDTSQMVVVAEVYETDIGLVEVGQPATITSRNGAFSETLTGTVSEIGLQIAKNDVLDDDPAANADARVVEVRVQVDQSDAVAALTNLQVDVAIDIEP; via the coding sequence ATGTCTACCCACCCGATTCAGCCTTGGAGAAAGCCGAGTTTTTGGCTGTTGATTGGTGCCCTGCTGTTGGTGGGGGCAGGTTCCACCATAGCGGTGCGCAACGTCATGCAAAGCCGCCAGGCCGCTCGCGAGCAGGCCGAGCTGCCACCCCCGCAGCAGGTGAAGGTGGTCGCTCTGGGGCGAATTGAGCCTGCCAGCCGCGTCATCGACGTGGCCACGGCCGAAGCCGGTCGCATCGATCGCCTTGAGGTGGAGAAAGGCGACCAGGTGCAAGCGGGTCAGGTATTGGCCTATCTGGACACCTACGATGTGCGCCGAGCCGAGCGCGATGTGGCTGCCAGTGAGCTAGCCGAGGCCCGGGCCCAGCTGGCGGCCGAAACGACGTTAGGCAATTCCCAGGTGCAAGAGGCTAGCACTCGGGTCGGTCAGATCGACGGGCCGCAGCAGGCCGCGATTGCCGCCCAGCAATCCGCCGTTGAGAGCCTCCAGGCCGAGCTGAGCGTCGCTGAGATCGATCTGGCCCGCTTTCAAGCACTCAACGAATCGGGGGCGATCTCTCGCCAAGAGCTAGACCGTCAGCAGGCCACCGTCAATAGCTTGCGCGCCGATCTGGGCAATGCCCAGGCGACTAAACAGCGGCTAGAGCAGGCCCGCCTCAGCGACATCAGAAATGCCCAAGCTCAAGTGGTTTCGGCCCGGGCCATCACCACCCGCGACCAGGTGGCCAGCCGGGTCGACTCAGCCGCTCAGAACCTAGCCCTGGCCGAGGCCCAGCTGGCTCGCACCATTGTGCGATCGCCCCAGGCCGGTCAAGTGCTCGATGTCTTTGCCTACCCTGGGGAGGCCGTAGCTCCAGCCGACGGCCCTATTTTGGCTTTGGGCGACACCAGCCAGATGGTGGTGGTGGCGGAGGTTTATGAGACCGACATTGGTCTGGTTGAAGTCGGGCAGCCCGCCACCATTACCAGCCGCAACGGTGCCTTTAGCGAAACCCTAACCGGCACCGTTAGCGAGATTGGCCTACAAATTGCCAAAAACGACGTGCTCGACGATGACCCCGCCGCCAACGCCGACGCTCGCGTGGTCGAAGTGCGGGTGCAGGTTGACCAGAGTGATGCGGTAGCGGCGCTCACCAACCTTCAGGTTGACGTCGCCATCGACATTGAACCCTAG
- a CDS encoding RNA polymerase sigma factor, translating into MSSPAPIPNFPECDHRLVQSLHHLSDRELVQLFQRHGDAGRYFTAIFCRYSPMVYSLIRHSARSPVQAEYLFALTWRHILLELGGVECPEAVAGEGPGAFTLQNWLINITALCINQAVVPEVETIHYSLDQATPPLWCYVEQALDCLPPVERLVAVMSLTFRWSENRIAAYLQAEGEALTAADVRQKLGLAFQHLESALPEDIRQIYLGDASLRPEPLPDDLDGLLTVPDLEGVSLADANLVGTTGDLGGDFGNEWAN; encoded by the coding sequence ATGTCTAGCCCAGCGCCTATTCCTAACTTTCCTGAGTGTGACCACAGGTTGGTGCAATCGCTGCACCATTTGAGCGATCGCGAACTGGTGCAGCTATTTCAGCGCCATGGCGATGCAGGGCGTTACTTTACGGCAATTTTTTGTCGCTATAGCCCGATGGTCTATAGCCTGATTCGCCATTCGGCGCGATCGCCCGTGCAGGCCGAATACCTGTTTGCCCTGACCTGGCGGCACATTCTTCTCGAGCTGGGTGGGGTGGAATGCCCTGAGGCGGTGGCAGGCGAGGGACCCGGAGCGTTTACCTTACAGAACTGGCTGATCAACATTACCGCCCTGTGCATTAACCAGGCGGTGGTGCCCGAGGTCGAGACCATCCACTATTCCCTCGACCAGGCCACGCCGCCGCTGTGGTGCTATGTCGAGCAGGCCCTCGATTGCCTGCCTCCGGTAGAGCGACTGGTGGCGGTTATGTCCCTGACCTTTCGCTGGAGCGAGAACCGCATTGCTGCCTACCTCCAAGCCGAGGGTGAAGCACTGACCGCGGCCGATGTGCGCCAAAAGCTGGGGCTAGCCTTTCAGCACCTAGAGTCGGCCCTGCCCGAGGATATTCGCCAGATTTATCTGGGCGATGCATCGCTGCGCCCTGAGCCCCTGCCCGATGATCTCGACGGCCTGCTAACCGTTCCCGACCTGGAGGGAGTCAGTCTGGCAGATGCCAACCTAGTGGGCACCACGGGGGACTTGGGCGGAGACTTCGGCAACGAATGGGCCAACTAA
- the devC gene encoding ABC transporter permease DevC, which yields MQRTPLALLNLIHDRKKFLTSMAGVAFAVLLMFLFTGFKNALYDSQTQLLEKLNGEIVLINRLKENMFVPRSFARRRLYQAQAFDGVEGAYAIYLSDARWKNPDTRKTRPVRVIAYNPSDPVLPMPEVLARQQELRLPNTAMIDTRSRDEVGPRETGVITELADREIRIVGTFSLGTDFASGNGNLIMSDQNFLRFFANRGPQEEERSFATADIGLLRVTPGTNIETLVQALSEGLPKDVLVLPMQGPEGFIARERTYWEVNTTIGFIFSLLTAMGFVVGIILVYQILYTDVADHWSEYATLKAIGYNNAYLFGVVIQEAIILSVLGFVPGFLISALFYNLGATVTGLLFKMTLERVVNLYLATFIMCLISGAVAVRKVQRTDPAEVFGL from the coding sequence ATGCAGCGTACCCCCCTCGCCCTCCTCAACCTGATTCACGATCGCAAGAAGTTTCTCACCTCCATGGCTGGGGTGGCCTTTGCGGTACTGCTGATGTTTCTGTTCACCGGCTTTAAAAATGCCCTCTACGACAGCCAAACCCAGCTGCTTGAAAAACTCAATGGCGAAATTGTGCTCATCAACCGGCTGAAGGAGAACATGTTTGTGCCTCGCTCCTTTGCCCGCCGCCGCCTCTACCAGGCCCAGGCCTTTGACGGGGTAGAAGGGGCCTATGCCATCTATCTCAGCGACGCCCGCTGGAAAAACCCCGACACCCGCAAAACCCGACCGGTGCGGGTAATCGCCTACAACCCCTCTGACCCAGTGCTGCCCATGCCCGAGGTGCTGGCCCGCCAGCAGGAGCTGCGGCTACCCAACACAGCGATGATTGACACTCGCTCTCGCGATGAGGTGGGACCGCGAGAAACCGGGGTAATCACTGAGCTGGCCGATCGCGAGATTCGGATTGTGGGCACCTTTAGCCTGGGCACTGACTTTGCCTCGGGCAACGGCAACTTGATCATGAGCGACCAGAATTTTCTGCGGTTTTTTGCCAATCGTGGCCCTCAGGAAGAGGAGCGCAGCTTTGCCACCGCCGACATTGGTCTGCTGCGGGTAACTCCCGGCACCAACATTGAGACTCTAGTGCAGGCCCTCAGTGAGGGGCTTCCCAAGGACGTGCTGGTCTTGCCCATGCAGGGGCCTGAGGGGTTCATCGCCCGCGAGCGCACCTACTGGGAAGTTAATACCACCATTGGGTTTATATTTTCGCTTCTAACCGCCATGGGGTTTGTGGTGGGCATTATTCTCGTTTACCAAATTCTCTACACCGACGTGGCCGACCACTGGTCGGAGTACGCCACCCTCAAGGCGATCGGCTACAACAATGCCTACCTGTTTGGGGTGGTGATTCAGGAGGCGATTATTCTCTCGGTGCTGGGATTTGTGCCGGGCTTTTTGATCAGCGCCCTGTTCTACAACCTGGGTGCCACCGTCACCGGCCTGTTGTTTAAGATGACCCTAGAGCGGGTGGTTAACCTGTATCTAGCGACTTTCATTATGTGTTTGATTTCTGGCGCTGTTGCCGTGCGTAAGGTACAGCGTACTGACCCCGCAGAGGTATTTGGCCTATGA
- the devC gene encoding ABC transporter permease DevC has translation MKFPSLPRIPLAWYNLRHDRPRLLVAVAGVTFAVLLIFMNLGFLGALVSTTTNFYDQFNGDIFLISPQSLEISSTKAFPRERLYQAAGIEGVQQVMPLYAEYALWKNPKTSLSRAMFVYAFNPSDPVFLMPELNTADGIRALQQPNAAFIDRRSRPEFGPQTLGLETEADRRRITIAGQYDLGGGFAADGTLIMSDQNFRRYFDPRPLDQVNLGLILLEPNADAERIKATLQAELPADVEVYTKPEIIAKESRFWIQTTSIGFIFGLGVVVSFVVGTVIVYQILYTDIRDHLREYATLKAIGYGGSYLFKTVIQEALLLALMGYVPGLILALGLYQLAYNATAGTLPMQMTVFRVIFVFSLTVLMCALSGLISVRKAVTADPAEVFA, from the coding sequence ATGAAATTTCCGTCCCTGCCCCGCATTCCCCTGGCCTGGTACAACCTGCGGCACGATCGCCCCCGCCTGCTGGTGGCCGTGGCTGGAGTTACCTTTGCGGTGCTGCTGATATTCATGAACCTAGGTTTCCTCGGTGCCTTGGTCAGCACCACCACCAACTTCTACGACCAGTTCAACGGCGATATTTTTCTGATTTCGCCCCAGTCCCTAGAGATTAGCTCTACCAAAGCGTTTCCCCGCGAGCGGCTGTACCAGGCGGCGGGCATTGAGGGCGTGCAGCAGGTGATGCCCCTCTATGCCGAATACGCCCTTTGGAAGAACCCCAAAACTAGCCTCAGTCGGGCGATGTTTGTCTATGCATTCAACCCCAGCGACCCAGTGTTTCTCATGCCCGAGCTGAACACAGCCGATGGCATTCGGGCGCTACAGCAGCCTAATGCGGCCTTTATCGACCGGCGATCGCGTCCCGAGTTTGGCCCCCAAACCCTCGGTCTCGAAACCGAAGCCGATCGCCGCCGCATTACTATCGCCGGCCAGTACGATTTGGGGGGGGGCTTTGCCGCCGATGGCACCCTGATTATGAGCGACCAAAACTTTCGCCGCTACTTTGACCCGCGCCCGCTCGACCAGGTCAACCTGGGGCTGATATTGCTAGAGCCCAATGCCGATGCTGAGCGGATCAAAGCCACCCTGCAAGCGGAGCTACCCGCCGATGTGGAGGTTTATACCAAGCCTGAAATCATTGCCAAAGAGAGCCGGTTCTGGATTCAAACCACCTCGATTGGCTTTATTTTTGGCCTAGGCGTGGTGGTCTCCTTCGTGGTGGGCACTGTGATTGTCTACCAAATTCTCTACACCGATATTCGCGACCACCTGCGGGAGTACGCCACTCTCAAGGCGATCGGCTACGGTGGCAGCTACCTGTTCAAAACTGTAATCCAGGAGGCGCTGCTGCTGGCCCTGATGGGCTATGTGCCGGGATTGATTTTGGCACTAGGGCTCTACCAGCTGGCCTACAACGCGACAGCGGGCACCCTGCCTATGCAGATGACGGTGTTTCGAGTCATTTTCGTGTTCTCCTTGACGGTGCTGATGTGTGCCCTGTCGGGGCTGATTTCGGTGCGCAAGGCCGTCACGGCTGACCCAGCGGAGGTATTTGCATGA
- a CDS encoding glycosyltransferase 61 family protein: MDITLKHKVPGLEVASSMMYCFPTGAMDVWRPAAEPVIMPAQYLEPFEGEVRVNSGIATTKSAALSRKRRAQLFVSRAIKGEKTLDYSGKFIFDARFDVFTNIGHILENVATRVLLAKKFLSEHFQKDIEIHVVLGSRVPKYSMTMEVYRLLGFPLIFTDDNVRGEIVTCPEHRVFSIRPQFFGFDFPGYKEETPERIFIPRRGSRSLINNDEVTKFMEERGFKTLYFEDLALDDEWSIARNAKEVVVVHGAASSNFILNRVGLRDNAEPGSGLKLIELMSPSWNFYENRYMTNALNGKWCCVRGQITPQMLEALDFAKITPDARKSPFKDPFKVDCGTIQMALDYLGMG, encoded by the coding sequence ATGGATATAACTCTAAAGCATAAAGTCCCAGGTCTTGAAGTTGCATCTTCAATGATGTACTGCTTTCCTACCGGTGCAATGGACGTATGGCGCCCAGCTGCTGAGCCAGTGATAATGCCAGCGCAATATCTTGAACCTTTTGAAGGAGAAGTTAGAGTAAATTCTGGTATAGCCACAACGAAATCGGCCGCCCTTAGCCGGAAGCGGAGAGCTCAATTATTTGTTTCCAGAGCGATCAAGGGGGAGAAAACTCTCGATTACTCAGGAAAATTCATCTTTGACGCTCGCTTCGATGTATTTACAAACATTGGTCACATTCTTGAGAATGTTGCAACTCGAGTTCTTCTGGCAAAAAAATTCTTGAGTGAACATTTTCAAAAAGACATTGAAATTCATGTTGTTCTAGGTTCTAGGGTGCCTAAATACAGCATGACTATGGAGGTATATCGATTACTCGGCTTCCCCCTTATTTTTACAGATGACAATGTCCGTGGTGAGATTGTTACCTGTCCAGAGCACAGGGTTTTTAGCATTAGACCTCAATTTTTTGGGTTCGATTTTCCAGGATATAAAGAAGAAACTCCTGAAAGAATCTTTATTCCTCGTAGGGGAAGCCGTAGCTTAATCAATAATGATGAAGTTACTAAATTTATGGAGGAGCGAGGGTTTAAAACGCTTTACTTTGAGGACCTAGCACTTGATGACGAATGGTCAATTGCTCGCAATGCCAAGGAGGTAGTAGTAGTTCATGGTGCTGCCAGCAGTAATTTCATTTTAAACCGTGTCGGCCTGCGGGACAACGCTGAGCCAGGCAGTGGGCTCAAATTAATTGAGTTGATGTCTCCTTCATGGAACTTCTACGAGAATCGATACATGACGAATGCCCTAAATGGCAAGTGGTGTTGTGTACGAGGTCAGATTACCCCTCAGATGCTTGAGGCACTAGATTTTGCCAAAATAACCCCTGATGCCCGAAAATCTCCCTTTAAAGATCCCTTTAAAGTAGATTGCGGAACTATTCAAATGGCACTTGATTATCTCGGTATGGGCTGA
- a CDS encoding FkbM family methyltransferase has product MRVEACCQALLEHLLPDIDPQRQGLCVDVGVGTFAFYCELFARLGFTTVAVEPSPTDKLRTVCQQYPIRLVEQCLSDRVGTQTLHMGQFANLANSNFSSLAADWFGASSITRQVLTLDLATLLKQVAATQITAFKLDIEGWESVVIQQFAELPAERLPQMVMFEYGGGSSRNQGEKGWSPKFLTGTMDCLQTLQQRGYGFSIMVDYAAGTQPKVFDLQALDLAREAPFYPNGVYGNMLCFYQHQFSAERIQSICAPYGGGLANWLVSKLVS; this is encoded by the coding sequence ATGCGCGTAGAAGCTTGCTGCCAGGCCCTGCTTGAGCACCTCTTGCCTGACATCGATCCACAGCGTCAGGGGCTCTGTGTCGATGTCGGGGTGGGCACCTTTGCCTTTTATTGCGAGCTGTTTGCCCGCTTGGGGTTTACCACCGTCGCTGTGGAACCTTCCCCCACTGACAAATTGCGGACGGTCTGCCAGCAGTACCCCATTCGACTGGTCGAGCAGTGTCTGTCAGACCGAGTCGGCACCCAAACGCTACATATGGGCCAGTTTGCCAACCTGGCCAACAGCAACTTTAGCTCTCTGGCGGCCGATTGGTTTGGGGCTTCTAGCATCACTCGCCAGGTGCTCACCCTCGATTTGGCGACCCTGCTAAAACAGGTGGCTGCCACCCAAATTACCGCCTTTAAGCTAGACATCGAAGGGTGGGAGTCGGTAGTGATTCAGCAGTTTGCCGAGCTGCCTGCTGAACGACTGCCCCAAATGGTGATGTTTGAGTATGGCGGTGGCAGCAGCCGTAACCAGGGTGAAAAGGGTTGGTCACCTAAATTTTTGACGGGCACCATGGATTGCTTGCAGACTCTGCAACAGCGGGGCTACGGCTTTAGCATCATGGTCGACTATGCTGCCGGCACCCAGCCTAAGGTGTTTGACCTCCAGGCCCTAGATCTGGCCCGAGAGGCACCCTTTTACCCCAATGGGGTCTACGGCAACATGCTGTGTTTTTATCAGCATCAGTTCTCTGCCGAGCGCATTCAATCGATCTGCGCACCCTATGGTGGGGGCTTGGCCAACTGGCTGGTCAGTAAGCTGGTGTCTTAG
- a CDS encoding DevA family ABC transporter ATP-binding protein, with protein sequence MSATPLSTSSPTSEVTASSVQVRHLDYFFGRGDLRKQVLFDISLDLHPGQIVIMTGPSGSGKTTLLTLIGALRSASEGSLKVLNQELVGMGNRKLVEIRRNIGFIFQAHNLFESLTAAQNVEMAVELTGNFRGKRRLAVDILSQVGLAERADYKPAALSGGQKQRVAIARALVNQPKLILADEPTAALDKKSGRDVVTLMQQLASEKGCTILMVTHDNRILDVADRIINLVDGRLESDESPQQFIDSHVPKSLDQKMFIM encoded by the coding sequence ATGAGTGCTACGCCGTTGTCTACGTCATCCCCAACCTCCGAGGTCACCGCTAGCTCGGTGCAGGTGCGCCACCTCGACTATTTCTTTGGTCGAGGCGATTTGCGCAAGCAAGTACTCTTTGACATTAGCCTCGATCTGCACCCCGGCCAGATTGTGATTATGACCGGTCCTTCAGGTTCGGGAAAAACCACGCTGCTAACGCTGATTGGGGCGCTGCGATCGGCCAGTGAAGGCAGCCTCAAGGTGCTCAACCAGGAACTGGTGGGCATGGGCAACCGCAAGCTGGTCGAAATTCGCCGCAACATTGGCTTTATTTTTCAGGCCCACAACCTGTTTGAGTCGCTGACGGCCGCCCAAAATGTGGAGATGGCGGTGGAGCTAACCGGCAACTTTCGCGGCAAGCGGCGACTGGCGGTGGATATTCTCAGCCAAGTGGGGCTGGCGGAGCGGGCTGACTACAAACCTGCGGCCCTGAGCGGGGGGCAAAAGCAGCGGGTGGCGATCGCTCGCGCCCTAGTCAACCAGCCCAAGCTGATTTTGGCCGACGAGCCCACCGCTGCCCTCGACAAAAAGTCGGGCCGCGACGTGGTGACCCTGATGCAGCAGCTAGCAAGCGAAAAGGGCTGCACCATTCTCATGGTTACCCACGACAACCGCATTCTCGACGTGGCCGATCGCATCATCAACCTGGTGGACGGCCGGCTGGAGTCCGATGAGAGCCCCCAGCAGTTCATCGATTCCCACGTGCCCAAATCCCTCGATCAAAAGATGTTCATCATGTAG
- a CDS encoding FecR domain-containing protein — translation MVFRTNKFSAVLLAVVGSTAIASPTLAEVPWAWANLRTSTYQVSLVSASGNTRPATVADCFCPGEILNTSASARAEVLFNDGSLTRVGEQASLRFWPDTRKLLLNQGTVALFVPPNQGRTTVQTPNATVGLNSTAVVVRYVPSRQLTLVMALADLPTAPVLVTAAETGQELALYGGQMAFIGGGSWQVVEFDLLEFYQTSVLMADLHLDDPAYRPDLHDPLAAMRPDLLRTLEQQTPFNTENAILDPTLINDFASEASIQGVEDVLLTTPATVEELRRLNDTPPGVVNPLPDIPATASPPTASPLTVEAPPAEAPPVEGAAATPASAGGTPAFSPPP, via the coding sequence ATGGTTTTTCGTACCAATAAGTTTTCGGCAGTGCTGCTGGCGGTTGTAGGCAGTACTGCGATCGCGTCTCCGACCCTGGCAGAGGTGCCCTGGGCCTGGGCCAACTTGCGGACTAGCACCTATCAAGTGAGCCTGGTTTCCGCCAGCGGGAACACCCGACCGGCCACGGTAGCCGACTGCTTTTGCCCAGGGGAGATCCTAAATACCAGCGCTTCGGCTAGGGCCGAGGTGCTCTTTAATGATGGGTCGCTGACTCGGGTGGGCGAGCAGGCCAGCCTGCGTTTTTGGCCCGACACCCGGAAGCTGCTGCTGAACCAAGGTACGGTAGCCCTGTTTGTGCCCCCCAACCAGGGGCGGACGACGGTTCAAACCCCGAATGCCACCGTGGGGCTCAACAGCACTGCCGTGGTAGTGCGTTATGTGCCCTCTCGGCAGCTGACTCTAGTAATGGCCCTGGCCGATTTACCCACGGCCCCCGTGCTGGTGACGGCGGCCGAAACAGGCCAGGAGCTGGCGCTCTATGGAGGGCAAATGGCCTTTATTGGCGGCGGTAGCTGGCAGGTTGTAGAGTTTGACCTATTAGAGTTTTACCAAACCAGCGTTTTGATGGCGGACCTGCACTTAGATGACCCCGCCTATCGCCCTGACCTCCATGACCCCCTGGCCGCTATGCGACCCGATCTGCTCCGCACCTTAGAGCAGCAGACTCCTTTCAATACCGAGAACGCAATTTTAGACCCTACCTTAATTAACGACTTTGCTTCTGAAGCTAGCATTCAGGGTGTAGAAGACGTGCTGCTCACAACTCCTGCCACAGTGGAAGAGCTGAGGCGCCTCAACGATACGCCACCTGGAGTGGTCAACCCGCTTCCAGACATCCCGGCTACGGCTTCCCCACCTACGGCAAGTCCTCTCACGGTTGAGGCTCCACCCGCTGAGGCTCCACCCGTTGAAGGTGCAGCGGCGACACCTGCTAGCGCTGGTGGAACCCCAGCATTTAGCCCGCCCCCCTAA
- a CDS encoding aldehyde dehydrogenase family protein, producing the protein MVNLTTQADFSAAVEQVRQAGRDLVTAGFDTQTRLLEGVATAIEASFDDILEANTLDLEASLEMAVPERVLDWLKLTPERLQTTAKILRRLAYLGDPRGLLHPAPSRLSKAVAGYGQVVPLGVIAMIYEAFPELAAIAAGLSLRTGNGLILKGSNEASQTNQAILQALHQALDSVGLSPYCILSLTEEQGDVARSWLLQDPGIDLIIPYGRPSLVQQVVRQAGVPVLPTAMGNCYLYWSPTGQLDTVTHMVLDSHRGEPDAVNAVEKVLVHRGGNPSALVQLCHTLWDQDFEVLADEDLLPDLPNVKLAAETDWKRPFLGKTVALRLVDSVQTAATLINRYSNGHANAIATETYAESSRFTQLATSSVIYINTSPRFVRNPAQASSIALGMTAQRGRCNGFVGLGAFVTTQHILQGLE; encoded by the coding sequence ATGGTAAACCTGACTACTCAAGCAGACTTCAGCGCGGCAGTCGAGCAGGTGCGCCAGGCCGGTCGCGACCTAGTCACCGCCGGGTTCGACACCCAAACACGCCTGCTAGAGGGTGTTGCCACCGCCATTGAAGCCAGCTTTGACGACATTCTCGAAGCCAATACCCTCGATCTCGAGGCCAGTTTAGAAATGGCTGTGCCCGAACGGGTGCTCGATTGGCTAAAGCTCACCCCCGAACGACTGCAAACCACCGCTAAAATTCTGCGGCGGCTGGCTTATCTAGGTGACCCTCGAGGGCTGCTGCACCCCGCTCCCAGTCGCCTGAGCAAGGCTGTGGCGGGCTATGGACAGGTGGTGCCCTTGGGGGTCATTGCCATGATTTATGAAGCATTTCCGGAACTGGCGGCGATCGCTGCGGGGTTGAGCCTGCGCACGGGTAACGGCCTCATTCTCAAAGGCAGCAACGAAGCTAGTCAAACCAACCAGGCAATTTTGCAGGCTCTCCACCAAGCCCTAGACTCCGTTGGGCTATCGCCTTACTGCATTCTGTCGCTGACCGAGGAGCAGGGCGACGTCGCCCGAAGCTGGCTCCTGCAGGATCCCGGCATCGACTTGATTATTCCCTACGGTCGGCCAAGCCTGGTGCAGCAGGTGGTGCGTCAGGCCGGTGTGCCGGTGCTGCCCACGGCGATGGGTAACTGCTATCTCTACTGGTCGCCCACGGGACAGCTCGACACCGTCACCCACATGGTGCTCGACAGCCACCGGGGGGAGCCTGACGCGGTCAATGCGGTAGAAAAGGTGCTGGTTCACCGAGGCGGCAATCCCTCTGCCCTGGTGCAGCTATGCCATACCTTGTGGGACCAAGACTTTGAGGTATTGGCCGACGAGGACCTACTGCCCGACCTGCCCAATGTGAAACTGGCAGCAGAGACCGACTGGAAGCGTCCGTTTTTGGGCAAGACGGTGGCTCTACGATTGGTAGACAGCGTGCAAACAGCGGCAACACTGATCAATCGCTACAGCAACGGCCACGCCAATGCGATCGCCACTGAAACCTATGCCGAAAGCAGCCGCTTTACTCAGCTCGCCACCAGTTCCGTAATCTATATCAATACCTCACCCCGATTTGTGCGAAACCCAGCCCAAGCGTCCTCTATTGCCCTAGGGATGACGGCCCAGCGCGGCCGTTGCAATGGCTTTGTGGGCCTCGGGGCATTCGTCACCACTCAGCACATTTTGCAGGGCCTTGAGTAG